Part of the Lichenicola cladoniae genome is shown below.
TAGCGCCAGGCTTGGAGGGACCGTCTCGGCTGCCGACCCGTTGGAGAGGGTCTCACCATCTTAACGAAATCCTGGCCGCACTTGTGGCACCGGACGAAACGGGTAGCCGACGCGTTTCGTCCGCAGCGCTTGGTCGTTCGTCCGCCATCCGAAGCGCCGTCACTGCGGGGGCCTTGGGGGCGGGGTATCCCAGGGCAAGACCGGACCGAAGGGGCCAACATCCTGACCGGAAGGTGGCCGAGCGACTCCTCGATCCGGTCCATCGCCCTCCGCGTGAACGATCGTGGATACCTGGCCGCTGAGGCTCGTCCCCACCGGACGTAGCAGTTTCAAGCCTTCACCGGGATCGCGTCCAGATAGCTGGCCGGCTGGCGCCACTCGTCCGAGCGTCTGTCACTGTTGCCCATGGGCTACGGCCTCCGGGAAAGGCCAGGCAACGACGAGCCGCCTGCACGCAGACCATCGACGGACCGTTGCGGTTACGTATAGAAGATTGAATTCCCAATCAACTTCGGACTCGCACTGTTATGGCCAGAAAAGACGGTCGAATTCCGGTTGGCCTGATCATGCTCGCCGCTGGCTCGAGCGTGTCGTTGGTTTGGCCTCCATTGAAGCAAGCTGTCACGGGAGCCCGTTTCAAGGATGCAGGCTTAGCCTCAAGCTTGATCGTGGCGCTGTCTAATTTATGCGGGTCCGCTGTGGGAATAAGCGAGTTTGCGGCAGACAGTAGAGCTTGTGAGCGGTTCGTATCAAAATTGACCGCATCCTGGACCAGAAGCAGGATCACGATCTCTGCTGCCGTGATGTTGCTGCTTCCATTGGCGATGCCCGAAGCAGGAGCCGTCGAACAAGCCCGAGGTCCCGACCTCCTGTGTGGAACTGGTTCCGTCTGCAATCAGGGCCAGACCGCAGGTCGAACGACCAAGACGATCGAGACCGCTCAGACCCCGGACGATCCTTACGAGCTCTATACCTTGGGGGGATCCGAGGAAGGTTACGTCATTGGCATAGTTCCTTCCGCCGACAATCAGCTGGTGAAGTTCGGTGTCTTCGCGGTACCCGATGATTTTCCATGGAGCAAAGCCGTCAGGATACAGAAATTCAAAATAGGGTGTGCCCGGCCTGTGGGCGGTGCGTACTCTCGCATCGAGGGACCAGGTCCGAACCTCACCCGATACTGGAACGTGACCTGCCGCATCCTTGGTTCAGCCTAAGGAATTCGACCAGCCGGACCTTCGGCACCTTGCCGGCGGCGTGCCGGTCAATCGGGCTTGCCGGACGATGTGGTCATGCCCTTGTCGGGATCGCGCATCCGTGCTGCCAATGCCTGGCGGAACGGCGGCAGATTGCCCAGGCGCAGTGCCCCGTCACGGAGTATCCGCGCCGGCAGGCTGTTCCCGGCCGCATAGAGCCGCATCAGCGCTTCGGCGCCTGCGAAGAACAGCCGCGTCTCCGCCCGATGCGCGACCTCGTAACGGGCCAGCGCGCCCGGATCGGCGACCTCCCGGCCAGCGGCCAGGGCCGTCCGCAACTCCCGCGCCAGTGCGTGCTGCCCGAGCAGGCCGAAATTGAAACCATGTGCCGTCGTCGGGTGCATGCCGACCGCAGCGTCTCCGAGCAGGGCGAAGCGTGGACCGACAAACCGGGTGGCGTAGGCGGTGACCACAGGAACCGCATGCCGCTTGCCGACCGGCTGCATCGCACCGAGCCGGCCACGATAGCGGCGGGTCAGCGCGCTCCCGAACGCCGTGTCGTCCAGTTGCAGCAGGGCCGCCGCATCGGCCTCGCCGACCGTCATCACGGCAGAGGACACGCCGCCATTGAGCGGGAGCGTCACCAGGGTCTGGCCATATTCGAACCAGGCCGTGGCGGTCTCGTGATGCGGGATGGGATGCGCCACCGGGCACACCAGCATCCGTTGCCGGTAATCGTGCAGCGCCGCGCCGATGCCCTGCTGTTGGCGCAGCCGCGAGCGCCTGGTATCGGCCGCCACCACCAACGTCGCCGTCAGCTTCTGTCCATCGGACAGGGTTGCCGTCGTGCCGCCCTCCCGAACCTGGACCGCGGCGACCGACAGGCCCGGCAGCACGATAACGTCCGGCAGGGTCTGCACGACCGCTTTCAGGCTTCGGCGCAACCAATGGTTCGGCACGAAGCGGCCCAGCATGTCGGTGCCCGCTCCACCGGCCCCGAGCCGCATCGCATAGTCGGATGGACCGTTGAGAACCCGCATCCGGCGAAGCGGCGCGATCTGGTCCGCTGGGATCCTGGCCCAGGCGCCCAGGGTGGTCAGCATCGCGACGCTGTGGTCGGTGAGCGCGATCTCCCTGCCATCATCGGCCGGATCCTCCAGGGCGGCCTCTGCCTGCGGGTCGACCAGCGCGATCCGTAGCCCGGTTCCGCCCATGGATGCGGCGAACGCCAGGCCGACCGGCCCGGCGCCGGCGACGACGATGTCGAAGGCTTGCGTCACTCTGTTCTACCCCGGTCCACTCCTGTCCTAGATGAGGCGATCATGGGCAACTGCAAAGGGCTGCGCTCGGTGCCTTGATGCGGTTGTCCGGTATCGCCACTAGCCGGGTGATTGTGGACGAACTTGCCCGGCACGTGATGTCGATGCCCGATTGCGCGTTCGCATTCCGTTGGCAGGACGCCTCACGTTCTACCGGATCGTGCAGGGAACTGCCGATCTTGCTCTCAAGGCTCCGTCGGAGCAGGCGAAGGTTGGATTGGCCGGTGTGACCCGTCCGGACGTCGCCGGCTCCCTGCACGGGAAGGGCGGCGTTGCAGCCCTGGCGGCGCCCGCGACCGGCATCGTGTTTGCGGCGGACACGATGACCTTGTCGATGCGGTGCCCGTCCAGATCGACCACCTCGAAGCGCCTGACATCCCCATCGGTGTCCCACTCGAACTGCTCGCCTTCAACAGGAACATGGCCAAGGCGACGCAGGATGAACCCGGCCATTGTACGATACTCGCCGTGATCGTCTGGAACCTTGGCAATCCCGAGTTGATCGAAGGCATCGTGAATGGCCATCGTCGCGTCGACCAGGAACGAGCCATCCTCGCGCTTCAGGACATCGAGTTCGCCATCATCCACGATCTCGCCCGCAAGGGCTTCGAGCAGATCCGTCTGGGTTACAACGCCGCGAAGTGCGCCGTATTCGTCGACGATCAGCGCCATCTGTATCGGGCGGTTCCGGAACGTATCCAGGACCTGGAGCACGGTCGCACCGTCATGCACGACCAGGGGCTCGCGCATGAGTGACTGCAGGTGCTCGACGGCGCCATCATGCGCGTCGAGCGCAAGTTTCCGGTCCAGGTAGGAATCCAGAAGATCCTGCTTGCGCAACACTCCGACGACCCGATCCAGGGTTCCTTTCGCCACGACGACCTGCTCATGCCGGCTGCCTCGGACCCCTTGCAACATGAGCTCCGTGCTCGCGTTTGCGTCGATCCAGTAGATGTCGTGGCGGGGGGTCATGATCGTGCGCACGCGCCGCTCGCCCATGCCGAATGCGCGTTCGACGACGTCCTGTTGCGCCTGTTGCACCAACCCTGCATCCCTGCTTGCCGCGACCAGAAGCTTCAACTCTTCCGTGGAGTGAAGACGGGATTCTGCGTTGCCTGGCTCGAAACCGCATGAACGGACGACGATGTTGCTGAGCCCGTTGAGCAGGAAGATAAACGGTTTGAATAGAGCAAGAAACAGGCTCAGTGGCCGTACGATCCGGAGCGCCGTGCGCTCGGGCAGTTGCAGGGCAAAACTTTTCGGTGCCAGCTCGCCGAGAACGATGTGGAAAACGGTTATGATAAAGAACGCAATGGCGATGGCCACGGCGTGCGCAGCCGTTGCTGCCAACGAGCCCAGGCTTCCGAAGGCAGGGTCGATCAATCGTGCCAGTGCCGGCTCCCCGATCCAGCCAAGCCCGAGCGACGAGATCGTGACACCGAGTTGTGTCGCCGCCAGATTCGCATCGAGGTTGTCGACTGTTCTTCGCAACAGGCCCGCACCGGCACGACCATTGGCGACAAGCTCGTCGATCCGACTACGCCTGACACCCACCAGGGAGAATTCGGCGGCGACGAAAAAGCCGTTGGCAAACACCAGCGCCAGGACCGCCGCCAGCTTCCCAAGGATGAGCGATGCATTCTGGTCCATCAACGTGTCACCGCCGGAACCCCTGCAGCCATAGTGACAGGCAGGCGTGGCAGTCTCCCGGCTTCCGCCATCCGGCAACTGTGCCGACCGGAGCACGTCGAATTTCTGTCATTGAAAAATGGTCAATCAAACGCCGGCTTGCCACGTCGTTCTCTTCCATGAACGGTTTGATATCCTTGCGGAGGTTTGAACGTCGCCTGGGTGGGCATGCGGCTTCTTCAACGCTCCCACGTAACATCGCAGCATCGACAGGCCGGAACGAGCGGTCGCGGAAAGCCTCGCCACCATGATCCGGATTTGGGCGGCTCGTCGCCAGGCCATCGCGCATGACGCGACACGGATGCTGGCCGAGAACGCTATCGAGCATGGAGAGCCCTGTTCATTGACTGCTGCCGCGATCGATGCGGTTCGATACCCTGCTCTGTATCGCGTAAAAATTTGATATGAACTTCAGGGGTGCGAATAAAACTTTCATCAACGCCGTAAACGAAATGTGATCAGTCGAAGGTGAACCGCTTCGTTCGCGACGTCCGGTGTCTGGTCGCCACGGGCCTGACGGTCGATTGTAGAGTGTAGGAGCCCAGGCCAAGCCAACGCGGATGCCCCTCGCCGTTGAGCGTGCCGAGCCCCGGCCACGTCTCACTGCGCCGATCAGCGACATGACGCATCACCCGGCTCGCCGCCCCGTCCGGTCGGCTGCCTGAAGCGCGACTGCACGCCGGCGATCGCATCACCGCCTTGCCGGGTCCGCCAGACACTGCCTCGTTTTCTCGCCAACCGATCGAAGGACACCGTCCCCAGCCAGGTCATTGCGAAGCGACAGCGGCAGGTCGATGCGTCGTTTCATGCTTTACCGAATGTCGTATCGGGCTCGGTTCACCCTGCGGTCATTGCCCGGCCTTCGTGCTACGATCTGCGATCCATACCGGGTGGCCTAGCCGTTTCCGATTGCGAACTGGAAAAGCCGTGATTTCACGCATTGTCGCCGCTCTTGCCGTCATCCTCGCATGTCCCGCCATCTCCGACGCGGCCACGCCTGCAAAGCGGCAGGGAGTGCAGACCGTCTGTGTCGGC
Proteins encoded:
- a CDS encoding hemolysin family protein, which codes for MDQNASLILGKLAAVLALVFANGFFVAAEFSLVGVRRSRIDELVANGRAGAGLLRRTVDNLDANLAATQLGVTISSLGLGWIGEPALARLIDPAFGSLGSLAATAAHAVAIAIAFFIITVFHIVLGELAPKSFALQLPERTALRIVRPLSLFLALFKPFIFLLNGLSNIVVRSCGFEPGNAESRLHSTEELKLLVAASRDAGLVQQAQQDVVERAFGMGERRVRTIMTPRHDIYWIDANASTELMLQGVRGSRHEQVVVAKGTLDRVVGVLRKQDLLDSYLDRKLALDAHDGAVEHLQSLMREPLVVHDGATVLQVLDTFRNRPIQMALIVDEYGALRGVVTQTDLLEALAGEIVDDGELDVLKREDGSFLVDATMAIHDAFDQLGIAKVPDDHGEYRTMAGFILRRLGHVPVEGEQFEWDTDGDVRRFEVVDLDGHRIDKVIVSAANTMPVAGAARAATPPFPCREPATSGRVTPANPTFACSDGALRARSAVPCTIR
- the ubiM gene encoding 5-demethoxyubiquinol-8 5-hydroxylase UbiM → MTQAFDIVVAGAGPVGLAFAASMGGTGLRIALVDPQAEAALEDPADDGREIALTDHSVAMLTTLGAWARIPADQIAPLRRMRVLNGPSDYAMRLGAGGAGTDMLGRFVPNHWLRRSLKAVVQTLPDVIVLPGLSVAAVQVREGGTTATLSDGQKLTATLVVAADTRRSRLRQQQGIGAALHDYRQRMLVCPVAHPIPHHETATAWFEYGQTLVTLPLNGGVSSAVMTVGEADAAALLQLDDTAFGSALTRRYRGRLGAMQPVGKRHAVPVVTAYATRFVGPRFALLGDAAVGMHPTTAHGFNFGLLGQHALARELRTALAAGREVADPGALARYEVAHRAETRLFFAGAEALMRLYAAGNSLPARILRDGALRLGNLPPFRQALAARMRDPDKGMTTSSGKPD